The following coding sequences lie in one Silvanigrella aquatica genomic window:
- a CDS encoding TVP38/TMEM64 family protein, whose translation MKKNLTFLAIILFCFAISQFISTHEKTDNKIDMMMIDYIQQAITAVNSIYNQHTILFTLLFSLSFVLLTVFYIPFTGPFYVLFAGALYGFINGSILFSFMVSASYTASFLLTRYLYQKSNSKKRINKKIQHVIDSFEKDGWIYLLSVRFSGVIPALIVNVGMGFTKIPTWQFYIITQMGTLPLVILYSFTGSQIHSLKSLNDFVSPYFLLLIFILSVTPILLKIIFDFIANKTRKKENAPY comes from the coding sequence ATGAAGAAAAATTTAACTTTCTTAGCAATTATTTTATTTTGTTTTGCTATATCACAATTCATCTCCACACATGAAAAAACAGATAATAAAATTGATATGATGATGATTGATTATATTCAACAAGCTATTACTGCAGTAAATTCAATATATAATCAACATACGATTTTATTTACATTATTATTCAGCCTCTCATTTGTATTATTAACAGTTTTTTATATTCCTTTTACGGGTCCCTTTTATGTTTTATTTGCTGGTGCTTTGTACGGGTTTATAAATGGTAGTATTCTTTTTTCTTTTATGGTAAGCGCCTCCTATACGGCATCATTTCTCTTAACACGATATTTATATCAAAAGTCTAATAGTAAAAAAAGAATAAATAAAAAAATTCAACATGTCATTGATAGCTTTGAAAAAGATGGTTGGATATATCTATTATCAGTTCGCTTTTCAGGTGTGATACCCGCTCTTATCGTAAACGTAGGAATGGGATTTACCAAGATCCCTACTTGGCAATTTTATATCATTACACAAATGGGAACACTTCCTTTAGTCATTCTATATTCCTTTACAGGAAGTCAAATTCACAGCTTAAAAAGTTTAAATGATTTTGTTTCTCCTTACTTTTTATTACTAATCTTCATTTTATCTGTCACGCCTATACTATTAAAAATTATTTTTGATTTTATCGCGAATAAAACAAGAAAAAAAGAAAATGCACCTTATTAG
- the lepB gene encoding signal peptidase I, which produces MNKFFNELRSILLIIAAIFAFRSSVLNWYVIPSGSLLPTLKIGDHVVVNKLSYGIMLPFMETRIFSWAQPQRGDIVVFEGPESENQLTLIKRVVGLPGDKVTFTNGILTINGVLANQVLQTDRSILENMGGTESADSYDLYSESGFSNFSHYILKRKWNSVTDSQTQTWVVPDKKLLLVGDNRDNSADGRFWGFMDQNRIYGRAFLISYSTYDKKDSLLPGFRSDRWFKEIQN; this is translated from the coding sequence ATGAATAAATTTTTCAACGAATTAAGATCAATTTTATTAATTATTGCAGCCATATTTGCGTTTCGTTCTTCCGTATTAAATTGGTATGTCATTCCTAGCGGTTCCCTTTTACCCACTTTGAAAATCGGAGATCATGTTGTGGTAAATAAATTATCCTATGGAATAATGTTACCTTTTATGGAAACTCGGATTTTTAGTTGGGCGCAACCTCAAAGGGGTGACATTGTTGTATTTGAGGGGCCTGAATCAGAAAATCAGTTGACTCTTATAAAGAGAGTCGTCGGATTGCCTGGAGACAAGGTTACATTTACAAATGGAATTCTAACAATAAATGGAGTTCTTGCAAATCAAGTTTTGCAAACAGACCGCTCTATCCTAGAAAATATGGGCGGAACCGAGTCTGCTGATAGTTATGATTTGTACTCAGAGTCTGGATTTAGCAACTTTTCGCATTATATCCTGAAAAGAAAATGGAATAGCGTTACCGATAGTCAAACTCAAACATGGGTTGTTCCTGATAAAAAACTACTGTTAGTTGGAGACAATCGCGATAATTCAGCAGATGGCAGATTTTGGGGATTTATGGATCAAAATCGTATTTACGGACGCGCTTTTCTTATTTCTTATTCTACTTATGATAAAAAGGATTCTCTTTTACCAGGATTTAGAAGTGATAGATGGTTTAAAGAAATCCAGAATTAA
- a CDS encoding site-specific recombinase: MKIIKNFINGIDKFIHAENTKYDLNSILSSANPKLSLEEKVEWIQNLMVWIRSTDKIPIQFDSSTGQIHTVRVRFILQLLDRNMEWKSSVAKTFRSVIQETNALQLFCYTGLPKESGFLQEATDRILNKIIPTPPDEKELSELFLKIFPREEDAIWVKNLSKETIFKLYELFIYETLDENIWQKIMGDIEDAIYILTSQIHAIGLSDAIRKRTNLKSIKDSPYISLSESVDYFLKSYRDKSQTDLSQLTHNCEINILKCKDSIKDVFQHLDEYGISVTLVYQLEKLSFHLTRLQILIAFLNTSDFDRKISIIPFFISKLIRDSIDKKSFLALIQTNLNQLSRKIAERSGKTGEHYITTNKKEYFEMFKSAGGGGILTAMTTFIKFLLSYLKLPHFFEGFFASVNYAGSFIFIQLCGFSLATKQPSMTASSLAGKLHDSQDETLLNEFVDEVTKLTRSQFAAIFGNLTLVIPSVIIINLIVQFMTGHNVLSEQKALTTIQSLSILGPSIFYAIFTGFLLWLSSIAAGWLENWAVYRRLPEAIAKNKRIIFVFGRINAEKMSTFFANNISGFGGNISLGFMLGMVPTLGLFFGLPLDVRHVTLSTGALTFAMSSIGFHEFIQVDFILACLGIIAIGLLNLSVSFWLAMSVAIRARKIKSVGRRKIRSAILKRLISSPLEFFYPIKKNS; the protein is encoded by the coding sequence TTGAAAATAATAAAAAATTTCATAAACGGAATTGATAAGTTTATTCATGCTGAAAATACAAAGTATGATTTAAACTCCATTCTTTCTAGTGCAAATCCTAAATTATCTTTAGAAGAAAAAGTAGAGTGGATTCAAAATCTCATGGTATGGATTCGCTCTACAGATAAAATACCTATTCAATTTGACTCCAGTACAGGACAAATTCATACGGTACGAGTGCGCTTTATTCTTCAACTTCTTGATAGAAATATGGAATGGAAATCATCTGTTGCTAAAACATTTCGATCCGTTATTCAAGAAACAAATGCACTACAATTATTTTGTTACACGGGTCTTCCTAAAGAGTCAGGATTTCTACAAGAAGCCACTGATAGAATTTTAAATAAAATAATTCCAACACCTCCCGATGAAAAAGAACTTTCAGAGTTGTTTTTAAAAATTTTTCCTAGAGAAGAAGATGCAATATGGGTTAAAAATTTATCTAAAGAAACAATTTTTAAATTATATGAATTATTTATTTATGAAACTTTGGATGAAAATATATGGCAGAAAATCATGGGTGACATTGAAGACGCCATTTATATTTTAACAAGTCAAATTCACGCCATAGGACTATCCGATGCCATAAGAAAAAGAACAAATTTAAAAAGCATTAAGGACTCTCCTTATATCTCTTTGAGCGAAAGTGTCGATTATTTTTTAAAATCTTATCGTGATAAATCACAAACTGATTTATCACAATTAACTCACAACTGCGAAATCAATATTTTAAAGTGTAAAGATTCCATTAAAGATGTTTTTCAACACCTTGATGAATATGGCATTAGTGTCACACTGGTATATCAACTAGAAAAATTATCTTTTCACCTCACACGGCTGCAAATACTTATTGCATTTTTAAACACCTCTGATTTTGATCGAAAAATTAGTATCATTCCTTTTTTTATATCAAAACTTATAAGAGACAGTATTGATAAAAAAAGTTTTCTTGCACTTATTCAAACGAATCTCAATCAATTGTCTCGTAAAATTGCAGAAAGATCGGGAAAAACAGGAGAGCATTATATAACAACTAATAAAAAAGAATATTTTGAAATGTTTAAATCGGCTGGTGGAGGAGGAATTCTCACGGCAATGACAACTTTCATAAAGTTCCTACTTTCTTATTTGAAATTACCTCACTTTTTTGAAGGATTTTTTGCGTCAGTTAATTATGCAGGTAGCTTTATTTTTATCCAGCTTTGTGGATTTAGTCTTGCCACAAAACAGCCCTCTATGACAGCATCTTCATTAGCAGGGAAATTACACGATTCTCAAGACGAAACGTTACTCAATGAGTTTGTGGATGAAGTTACTAAATTAACACGGTCACAATTTGCAGCCATTTTTGGAAATTTAACCTTAGTTATTCCAAGCGTAATTATAATTAATTTAATTGTACAATTTATGACAGGCCACAATGTTTTATCGGAGCAAAAAGCCCTAACAACGATTCAATCATTATCTATTTTAGGGCCTAGTATTTTTTATGCTATATTCACAGGATTTTTACTTTGGTTATCTAGTATAGCTGCAGGTTGGCTAGAAAATTGGGCTGTTTACAGGAGATTGCCAGAAGCAATTGCAAAAAATAAAAGAATTATATTTGTCTTTGGAAGAATCAATGCTGAAAAAATGTCGACCTTTTTCGCAAATAATATTTCTGGTTTCGGAGGAAATATTTCCTTAGGATTTATGCTCGGCATGGTGCCCACGTTAGGGCTTTTTTTTGGACTTCCTTTAGATGTAAGACACGTTACTTTATCAACAGGGGCACTCACTTTTGCAATGTCTTCTATAGGATTTCACGAATTTATACAAGTGGATTTTATTTTAGCTTGCCTTGGAATCATTGCCATAGGTCTTTTAAATTTGTCAGTTAGCTTTTGGCTTGCCATGTCCGTAGCTATTCGTGCGCGTAAAATTAAAAGCGTTGGCCGTAGAAAGATTCGATCTGCTATCTTAAAAAGACTTATTTCTTCACCTTTAGAATTCTTTTATCCCATCAAAAAAAATTCATAA
- the phnD gene encoding phosphate/phosphite/phosphonate ABC transporter substrate-binding protein translates to MKLKLLALLCAFLSITKSFAGEDIGTRKNPLKIAIVPSGHSAKALDSAKPVAQCIEKKAKIFVNVQVPNSYIAVVEAMGAQKVDLTFGDIVSFLIARNKFGAEPFLQIKRYGSTSYQSAIFVKQDSPIKTVDDLNGKKFAYSDASSASSYIFPSILMKKNKKKFAQEVPTGSMDASIIALMQGQVDVAATYYNSPDKDGKIHDARSRVENIYPNISKDTRIVWLSKPIPNEPVYVRKGLSKELKEKLSIAIPACIKEFPNYINNIQELFPVAADNNEYTNFVKEVETSGLDISNIFSKK, encoded by the coding sequence ATGAAACTTAAACTGCTCGCTTTGCTTTGTGCTTTTTTATCTATTACAAAATCTTTTGCTGGAGAAGATATTGGAACCCGCAAGAATCCTTTAAAAATTGCTATAGTCCCTTCAGGACATTCTGCTAAAGCTCTCGATAGCGCCAAACCCGTTGCGCAGTGCATTGAGAAAAAAGCTAAAATATTTGTCAATGTTCAGGTACCTAATAGCTACATTGCCGTAGTCGAAGCCATGGGAGCGCAAAAAGTCGATTTGACTTTTGGTGACATCGTAAGTTTTCTTATCGCTCGTAATAAATTTGGTGCCGAACCCTTCTTGCAAATTAAGCGCTATGGATCCACAAGCTATCAGTCTGCCATTTTTGTCAAACAAGATTCGCCTATCAAAACCGTCGATGACCTCAATGGCAAAAAATTCGCTTATTCCGATGCCAGCTCTGCTTCGAGTTATATTTTCCCGTCTATTTTAATGAAGAAAAATAAGAAGAAATTTGCCCAAGAAGTGCCCACAGGAAGTATGGATGCCTCTATTATCGCCCTCATGCAAGGTCAGGTCGATGTGGCCGCAACTTATTACAATAGCCCCGATAAAGATGGCAAAATTCACGATGCCCGCTCTCGCGTTGAAAATATTTATCCAAATATTTCTAAAGATACCAGAATTGTTTGGCTATCTAAACCCATTCCAAATGAACCTGTTTATGTAAGAAAAGGTCTGTCAAAAGAATTGAAGGAAAAACTTTCAATTGCGATTCCTGCCTGTATTAAAGAATTTCCAAATTATATAAATAATATTCAAGAGCTCTTTCCTGTTGCCGCTGATAATAATGAATACACCAATTTTGTTAAAGAAGTAGAGACTTCAGGTTTAGATATTTCAAATATTTTTAGTAAGAAATGA
- a CDS encoding MetQ/NlpA family ABC transporter substrate-binding protein, which translates to MKLFKLVTLLSSLSLGILSVHSAIAGETIKVGITAGPSAKILEVAKDLAKKKFDLTLDVKTFGDYQIPNEALNGGDIDANIFQTVSFLEQAKSKKGYKLAIVGNTFIYPMGIYSKKIKNISEITEKSSIVIPNDPSNQGRALNLLQNAGLIKLKGGAGELPTPKDIVSNPKNLNIKTVDAAQAARAAMDVTAVVLNNDFVLNAGFHPSQALLKENPKTAKPYINVIVVREKDLSDEKKAKLFKQLKEVMNSNEVLKKTEELFPGAVPAW; encoded by the coding sequence ATGAAGTTATTTAAATTAGTTACTTTATTGTCTTCTTTGTCTTTAGGAATATTAAGCGTTCACTCTGCCATAGCTGGTGAAACAATTAAGGTTGGAATTACTGCCGGTCCATCTGCAAAAATTCTTGAAGTTGCTAAAGATCTTGCTAAAAAAAAGTTTGACCTTACACTTGATGTAAAAACTTTTGGTGACTATCAAATTCCAAATGAAGCCCTAAACGGTGGGGACATCGATGCTAATATTTTCCAAACTGTTTCTTTTTTAGAACAGGCTAAATCAAAAAAAGGATATAAATTAGCCATCGTGGGAAATACTTTTATTTATCCCATGGGAATTTATTCCAAAAAAATAAAAAATATTTCAGAAATTACTGAGAAATCATCTATCGTTATTCCTAACGATCCCAGTAATCAAGGACGCGCCTTAAATCTACTACAAAATGCGGGTCTTATTAAACTCAAAGGAGGCGCTGGTGAATTGCCAACTCCTAAAGATATTGTTTCAAATCCTAAAAATTTAAATATTAAAACCGTTGATGCTGCTCAAGCTGCTCGTGCCGCCATGGACGTAACAGCAGTGGTTTTGAACAATGATTTTGTCTTAAATGCGGGATTTCATCCCTCCCAAGCGTTACTTAAAGAAAATCCCAAAACAGCCAAACCTTACATTAATGTCATTGTTGTTCGTGAAAAAGATCTGAGCGATGAGAAAAAAGCTAAACTTTTTAAACAGCTTAAAGAAGTGATGAATTCGAATGAAGTCCTCAAAAAAACAGAAGAATTATTTCCTGGTGCCGTTCCCGCATGGTGA
- a CDS encoding methionine ABC transporter permease — protein MFLETLSTLLESTLATIYMVIVAGMTAFIFGLPIAIGLTVTAKGMFYENIYVHKILSSIVTIGRSVPFVILMVAIIPFTRFVVGTSIGTAAAMVPLSVAAIPFFARVVEGKLAGVNPGLIEAAQVMGSSPMQIIYKVLLPEAVPGIANACTILFVSLTEYSAMAGAVGGSGLGNMAIQYGYYQFNTPVMMQALVTLVALVLVIQFTGDFITKKVSRHVS, from the coding sequence ATGTTTCTGGAAACATTAAGTACACTGCTTGAATCAACATTAGCTACAATTTACATGGTTATTGTTGCTGGAATGACTGCATTTATTTTTGGTTTACCAATCGCAATTGGTCTTACGGTAACAGCAAAAGGAATGTTTTATGAAAACATTTATGTTCATAAAATTTTAAGCAGTATCGTAACAATTGGTCGCTCTGTTCCTTTTGTTATCTTAATGGTTGCTATTATTCCTTTTACACGATTTGTTGTCGGTACTTCCATTGGAACTGCTGCGGCTATGGTTCCTTTAAGCGTTGCTGCTATCCCTTTTTTTGCACGTGTTGTAGAAGGAAAATTAGCAGGTGTGAATCCCGGATTAATTGAAGCTGCACAAGTAATGGGTTCTTCACCTATGCAAATTATTTATAAAGTTTTATTACCTGAAGCTGTTCCTGGTATTGCAAATGCTTGTACTATTTTATTTGTCAGTCTTACCGAATATTCCGCAATGGCTGGTGCCGTGGGCGGAAGTGGTTTAGGTAACATGGCTATTCAATATGGGTATTATCAATTTAATACCCCTGTCATGATGCAGGCACTTGTTACATTAGTTGCTTTGGTTTTAGTAATTCAATTTACGGGTGATTTTATCACTAAAAAAGTTTCACGTCACGTATCTTAG
- a CDS encoding methionine ABC transporter ATP-binding protein, producing MIKLIGIKKYFTTKQGTAHALKGIDLHVSKGEIFGIIGKSGAGKSTLLRTVNLLEKPTEGEVILDDVSLTSLKEVELRKQRRNIGMIFQHFNLLSSATAFKNIALPLELAGVDKKEIQERVLYLLEVTGLSDKGDHYPHQLSGGQKQRVAIARSLASNPKVLLCDEATSALDPETTKSILTLLKEINEKFGVTILLITHEMDVVKSICDRVAVIENGEIIESSSMVDLFSNPQTPNAKAMVRSAFHIALPENMEKQLSPYPGIGLSPVLKFTFVGNSASESIISTLIVKFGLRVNILQAHIDLVRNSPLGIMLCQVTGEQNQIQSGINFLSQSNITTEVIGYVSGNIKYTA from the coding sequence ATGATCAAACTTATTGGTATTAAAAAATATTTTACAACAAAGCAGGGCACCGCTCATGCTTTAAAAGGAATTGATCTTCACGTTTCTAAAGGTGAAATTTTTGGGATCATTGGTAAAAGTGGCGCTGGAAAAAGCACTTTGCTTCGAACTGTTAACTTATTAGAAAAACCCACGGAAGGAGAAGTGATTCTTGATGATGTTTCTTTAACTTCTCTTAAAGAAGTTGAGTTAAGAAAACAAAGAAGAAATATCGGTATGATATTTCAGCATTTTAATCTTCTTTCTTCTGCGACGGCATTTAAAAATATTGCCTTGCCTTTGGAACTTGCTGGCGTTGATAAAAAAGAAATTCAGGAACGAGTTCTTTATTTACTTGAAGTGACCGGACTTTCAGATAAAGGCGATCACTATCCACATCAATTGAGCGGTGGTCAAAAACAGCGAGTTGCTATTGCGCGTTCTTTAGCATCCAATCCCAAAGTTCTTTTATGTGATGAAGCCACATCGGCACTCGATCCCGAAACAACGAAATCTATTTTAACTTTATTAAAAGAAATTAATGAAAAATTTGGTGTTACCATATTGCTGATTACTCATGAAATGGATGTAGTAAAATCTATTTGTGATCGCGTTGCTGTTATTGAAAATGGTGAAATTATTGAGTCATCAAGTATGGTGGATCTCTTTAGTAATCCTCAAACACCAAATGCGAAAGCCATGGTACGTTCCGCTTTTCATATTGCTCTTCCTGAAAATATGGAAAAACAATTGTCACCTTATCCCGGAATTGGTTTAAGTCCTGTTTTAAAATTTACCTTTGTTGGAAATTCAGCAAGTGAATCCATCATTTCAACTCTTATTGTAAAATTTGGTTTGCGCGTCAATATTCTTCAAGCCCATATTGATCTCGTAAGAAATTCTCCCTTAGGAATTATGCTCTGCCAAGTTACCGGGGAACAAAATCAAATACAATCTGGAATCAATTTTTTAAGTCAATCAAATATTACCACAGAGGTTATAGGTTATGTTTCTGGAAACATTAAGTACACTGCTTGA